The following DNA comes from Rhipicephalus microplus isolate Deutch F79 chromosome 6, USDA_Rmic, whole genome shotgun sequence.
TCTCACGGGTCAGCGAGTACATAGGCCAGCCGGAACGTTACTTGCGCAGTGCGTGAGTGCTACTACCGGGTGCTACTACCACGTCTTATTTGGCATCCCATTCCAGATCGCGTGGTCATGCGCCATACTTTGAGAAAAACATTATAAAATACACACGCTCTTATCGGCGCATGCGTGAAATAtctgaaaccttttttttttataatattcGGCGAAAGTTGTATTGGTCAATCGTTAATCACCCTTCTAGATGCGTATACAATCATCTGCACGATGTAACTGCCACTTATTACGGACATTTACGGGTCTCAAATCAGGCCGTCATCACCCCCTCGGAGCAGCAGGCCTCAGACCTGGCCGACCACCCAAATTTCATCGCTGGATTCATGGACCTCACCACCGCTCATAACTGGACTTTATACAATAAGCAAATTTGCATGAGTAtctttgaaagaaaaattattaTGCCTAAGGGCAGACTTTCGCGAACAAAAAAATACAATTATCTGCTAGAAAAGACATGCTATATGTTGTTTGCCAACAGTACAGAGTTTTGAAAGCTCGTTGTTACCTATATATGTTCACTCTATTTTAAAgagaccctgaaacactttttttgagTAACAATGAAATTAATTCACTTGAAAAGCATCTTGCCTCACCAATTCGTTGACGCAAAAAAATTTAGGAATCCGTCTAGTAccagtggagttacaaagatttgtcacacgctgcaatcacactctttcttctctcttcccgatgaaagcgctagaagctaagcagggcgGGATGGGAGGggagggcaaacaaaaaacgtcacgcgccCCTCGTGTccttgagtacttttttttctttttttttcttcgaatgcgcggctttttcagtgtgatcgtgcgcacccgcatggacaagtcgcggcctcccgtgataatctctgtaacgaccgagcgcgccaccTTCAAATCAGCCTTTGGCTGATAGATGGACTTACTACGAGTGATCTTTGGGCTTATTCCGTAAGTTGTCGCGAGaatagaaagcaattttcagctgattttgataatttattgtgaatttacggccgcgtgctgtgctatattacATGGATCGCGTGCTGTCGGCAGCTACTACTACCAATCCGccacgttttctgaccatgctcaaaaagtgttgtcaGGGCCCCTTTATTATTATGTTTAATTGTGCATTCCGCTCTACGTTGCATTCTCATTTGTGTACGTATTGTAGTCCTCTTGCGTTGCTCTTAGTTACTTTACAGTGAGCGTCTATCAACTCGCCTCACTCACGAGTTTCGCTTCACGGGAGCCGCAAGATGGCCACAACGGCAGCCCACACGTCATTTACGGTATGCGAACAAGTGCATAAGCAACACAGACCTGGCTGATGCGGTTGAAGCCGTACTGTCTGAACCGCTCGTCGTAGAACGGCGCCGAGTTGCGTCCGAAGTAGAACGGTTCCCAGGGGTCCCGCCAGAGGACCTCGAAGAGCACGGCCAGCTTGTCGCCGGGAGGCTCTCGCTGCCAGGCCTCGTAGTCGGTGTGCTTCTGGCACTTCCAGCACAGTTCCAGGTAGAAGGGGCGGGCGTCCATCGCCTCCACGCGCTGCAGGAGGGACGCCTTGTCCCGAGGAGAAGGGACACCCTCGCGAACCTGCGATTGCGTCCGCCAGGGTATCAGCAGGCGCCCGCGTACGCAACAGGTTAGAGTCACTGCATATGCTCCCTATGACACTACGGAAAGTCAACTAACCTACATTACCAAACGGTGCTGGTAAAATGTCAGATGGTAAGCCGAGACGTGTAACTCGACTTACATGCTCCACGTAAACGCTGATGCATGTTTCATAGGAACTGTTAAGTAACATACTTGATTTTCTAACGGAAGCGCACATGCTTACGTTAAACTACGTGTTCTACTTTATTTATCTTacagcttgccccgccgcggtgctctaaaAGCTAAAGTagccggctgctgacccgcaggtcccggcattgaatcccggctgcagcggctgcattttagacggAGGCAAAAATCCTGTAGGCtcgcgtgctcagatttcggtgcacgataaagaagtccaggaggtcaaaatttccggagccctccacatacggcatctttcataatgatatggtggttttgtggggggggggggggggctgattttaagtgagaaaaagaaaaaatgtgagccccgtaactgtctcttagGAGGAGgacacagtagctcacgagggatgggggtggagaagggattaaaaggataggattaaacgGATTGATTGAGGATTGAttgtaaagagatagagagagatgaaggagagagcaaggcgcggggacagcgaacgacggaagtacgGAGAATAGAGGAAatatggacacggttgcaggaatCCGAGAacagggcaccactggcgagagctcttgtcggcgccaGGAGATAGCGTGGGCAAttccagtaggccagagctacgctgtcgtcaaagatcggcgtcaggagatggcatagggcgagcccagtcggctagAGCCACGCTGACGTCAGAGATCGCGAGGGCCAGTCAgccggcacgaaatccagcgagcgagtccccggttttgtggcgttaaaccccacataacaatcaatcaaatgATATTTTACAGCTTacttttcctgtgttttcttctttttccgaaATAATTTTTTTAGTACCAAGACTGGACTCGTcctgcgcactttttttttacgtCTTCATCTTGAGCATAGCATCACTAATGTTTACTGCTCGATTGCTAACAAAAGAATAGAACAGTGAAAGGAACGGATACACGGGACGCTAAGCTTACAACTTGTTCAATCGCAGCAACGCGTAGCAACATCTGGAGAATCGTGAACACGTGTGGAACTGAGAGAGAGCGCAAAAAGTGAGCCAGCTGCAGGCATGTACCCTCCTCGATTCACCGCGGTGAAAATAACTTGCCACAAACACGTTCACCTCGTTCTGACTGCGTGTCAAACGCACCACGTGTCACTGCTGACGCGTGGCATTTTACCGCGATGCTTAAAGAAGTGCGACACCCCGCTGTGCTACCGATTGGCGCTACCATTATCGTCCACCACATGCTTGAGTCAACCATGGGTTAACTTTCATAAAGAAGAAATCAAATGTTCTATTCCGGATGCGACGGTAAAACTTCGGAGGAGGCCAAGTTAAGGGGCCGGTGCCCTGTGCGaagtcagcgcacgttaaagaacacaatgCAGATGCTCGAAATttcggagcccgccactacggcgtcccttgcaactatatcgtagttttgggacgtaaaaccctccATAACTATTATTACGGCATTATTACGTCGTCACACTTTTTTAATCAATTCGGGTTAACGCGTTCGATGAGACATGCAAGTGTCAACCAGGCTGCGTCCAAGCGTCCAAGCGTTCGAGCTGCGTCCAAGCGTGCCTTCGACGACTCGACTCACCTCGAACGCGGGCGCCACGTAGACGGTCTTGTCATCGCGGTGCGAGTCGACGAACAGCCGGTTCTCGCGGGCGAACGCCACGAACTGCCCGTGCAGGCCGTCGTTGGGCAGGAGGTCGACGTCGAGCACGATGACGAACTCGGTGAGCGCGTTGCGTCGGGCCACATTGCGCAGGAGGTTCACCGGGTACGACACGCCCAGGTCGTAGTTCTCCGGTCCGGGCACCGAGCGCTGTAGCCTGGCAGCCACGGAGTCGCATGACATGGCTCCCCCGCCGAGGGGCGAGGTGGAGGAACTGGATGACGGCGCGTCGACAGAGTTTGCGCCACCACCGCCGATACTGTTGTCGTCGGGCAACAGGTTGGAACCGGCGCCGTCCAGCGGTTGGTGGGCACCGGGGCTCTTGAGAGGGTAGACCAGGTGGAAGCTCGCGTTGTACCTGCGAGTAGAAGCGGGGGTTCCAAattagatggatgaatggaaagTCCTTGATTGTGTGAATGGGGAGACGCAAGTCCTCTGAGGGGATAGGCGGTACGTTTTCCGGACAAGGATAAGTCTTCACGTTGCCTCACGGTTAACCTCGTCGCGAGGAGACGCTACAGCTCATTCTGCAAAACTTTCCGGGATATAACGTTCGGAGACAGTCTTCGGAGCCCGTTCCAGTGCAGCTTGACAATAGACCAGTGTCTACAGAAACCATTCTTACATGTCGTCGATGGAGCTCATTGCAGATGCAGGTGCTTTATATATACTAAGATTTTAAGGAGTTTCACTCCTTAGGCTAGCAGTATGGCCTCCTTATAGGCTCTCACGATATGACTTACATAGAGTGTTCATAGCGCAATACATTATAAAATAGATCGTacactgtccgtccgtgcgtgatTTCATTTGTctttccatgcatccgtccgtccgtcgtcaGTCCGTCACTTTGTAAATTCTAAAGTGTGTTCGGCGAACGCCTGTGCCCATTGAGACGGGGTCAGTCAGAATGGAAAGCAACAAAAATGCATGCACATTTGGCCACAATCTCTGGGACTGCGGTTCACTGGTATTTTGCGTGGATGCTTCGAAAAGCTCATctggctgtccagtacgcccaCGACAGGGCCAGAGGCTCAACCTCCCTGTTCCGTTATGAAAATAGCCAGGCTGACGCATTCGCGTTAAGTacaggataaaaaaaaactcccaagcatttccccgagggtgaacaaggttaagtgcgaatacacggggtgatgctatgaggggtatttattaattcgcactattatatttattaatcacactagggtgtctttatggtgtaatggttcctgggaatcgcaatttgatcacacgggggagtttacgttaactaactgacgaatgccaacgaattttaactttactccccctcacgacccgctctcgacgggagactgagagagaaggcgggcgcgcgagagagaggggtgcgcgcgcagctgcaaggagcgaggagagcggaggagcgagcgaagggggagggtgtataaggcgcgttactgacaccgatatcagcgtcgcgtccgtggcttattcggtagagcgtcgcgctgcggcccgccaagtcctctttcttttaaagatagagagaagactgcggacgccgccgacggcggtggatggtttggggtcgcttataaagtgtattcacacttgaaaatcacagcatatccacggagtgcatgatgagtggggagaagcaaccgtcagtccgtccgcgctacCGTCCGTCCGCTTGTTCTCGCTtccatccatccgcgcgtccgtctgtgcgaccatccatccgtccgtgcgtctgtccatatttgcgtccgtccgtcggtccgtctgtGAGTCAGTTCGTCctcccatccatgcgtccgtcccggcgttcgtctgttcgtctattcatccgtccgtgcctccgtccgtccaCATGTaggtccattcatgcatctgtccatccgtccgttcatgcatctgtctccCTATCCGTCCggctgtccgtgcgtctgttgaTCCACCCGTCCATGTAGTGAACAGTccctgttcgtgcgtctgtccatccgtccgtccatgtagcgaacactccaagtataccaccatctcgcaaattttcatcatattgttacgcacaaagCGAACCAGGACGTACAAGGCTGAAGGGGCTGTTTAATTGGTCGCGAAAAGAAGCGCCAGAGCAGCCAACAGGTTGAAGATCACAGCGTCGCCGTCTTCCTTCTTGCTCCAGTTTGGGGCGGCCAGCACGTTCAcccatctttgttttctttccaggcatgcgcaacattcctcccctcacagacgaagcccgccgggcgaggtaatcGATTCACCTCGGTGTGTACGACTTCGGTCGAGCGActtggactgcttgggttttagcggctcttctaccattTCTTGTGAGGCGAGCTATAGTGTACGTGACTTCCATGATTTTGTTGAGGACAACAAACGGTCCgtcatatgtggccaagaacttttggcataacgcGCGTCTTCGTACGGGAGTCCAGAGCCACACTAAATCGTCTGGATGGTAAtttacaggccggtggcggacgtggTAGCCTGCATTCGATTTGTCCAGTGATGCCATtggcgtagacgagcaatacggcgcgcctcttctgcaaggcagagtgTTTCGGCGACTGAGAGGTTCTAGTGCGCGGataatggcaaaactgtgtcgaatgtgtgccgtggcggtcgtgcgtacatcaagaaggGGCTATAGCATTTgcctcgtgcttagcggtgttgaaggCGTATACGTTATAAATGgcagcacgtcatcccagttctcgTGATCGGATGCCACACACATAGAGAGCATGTTAACAATTGCTCGGTTGGTGCGCTCCATGAACCCATTTGTTTAAGGATGGTATGGCAACGAGTGACGAAGGCGCTATTCACTCAATTGAAGCAGCTATTTTGCTATATCTGCAGTggattgtcgtccacgatcaccgATGATCGCGTGAGACGGGCCATGTccgaggataacgtgctgcagcaggaacacagacgCGTCAATGGCAGTTGTGGTTGGTATGGACGCCTTTTCGCACTAGCGCGTAAGGCAATagacgcatacaattatccagcgattgcccttagccggCTTTGGAAAGGGGCCTACGAGATCAACGCCCacttgttggaaaggtgtgcttggaggtggcaaaggctgtagaagaccagccggagcagtagatgggcgtctgtggcgttgacactgcgtgcagctggccacatacaccTCGACGGACTGTCGCATTCCCGGCCAATAAAAGCCCCAACGTGGGACGGCCAGCAGAATTCACCAATCTTCGTTTTCTATCCAGGCATAAGCAacaatatattcatcatatagaagtaccgccatccagcgaagaTTCCAAGGATTAAAGGAGAGGTGGCTCAGCCGAACGCATACACTACcttacagcctgcgcttcgtgtctagttcaaggcactgcggcccaacttcACTAAACCTCTCTTTAGAAAATTGTAGGACGATTGAGAGTATTTGGTATTCTACTATAAGAGAGCATAATGCCATCCCTAACCAACTGCacaaccttgctaaaaccaaggaggttacgcccagcgagtttaataAGCAAACTTTTCTGGTCCGACattgtgctcaaagtgcgtccttctacTACAAGTTTTTTTAGCAAGCataaaattcaaggcaaattttattggagattaagtcaccgatactcgtctgtATATGTcttttcatcagaaacaactctctttttttgtttatgattaacgtgcgcgggttacCTCCTCAATTCAACTAAGTGCGCGCGTGCAGCTCCTCTAATCTGGCtgtggaggtggctacgtactactacgacgcactactactactactactactactactactactactactactactactactactactactactactactacatacactgcagacgcacgacccacggtttaaggagctt
Coding sequences within:
- the LOC119167161 gene encoding beta-1,4-glucuronyltransferase 1, whose amino-acid sequence is MPSIWRSLIVLLVLVIAVLQVVHIALLSRLEARKSRGAVSGGDASLAQRDAFEDRSQMLAAIRRSAVLDSSGEFHIVNFLARADSLLGSRNHVRPDVTLVTQSTANHLHYLVALSERWRGPLAVTVFAPRSQLSLVVEVLVQLRRCVPALRYNASFHLVYPLKSPGAHQPLDGAGSNLLPDDNSIGGGGANSVDAPSSSSSTSPLGGGAMSCDSVAARLQRSVPGPENYDLGVSYPVNLLRNVARRNALTEFVIVLDVDLLPNDGLHGQFVAFARENRLFVDSHRDDKTVYVAPAFEVREGVPSPRDKASLLQRVEAMDARPFYLELCWKCQKHTDYEAWQREPPGDKLAVLFEVLWRDPWEPFYFGRNSAPFYDERFRQYGFNRISQVCELHVSGYKFSVLNNAFVVHQGLKTAASFHRNKDADQERNRVLFRQFKLELKEKYPDSSRRCY